In Helianthus annuus cultivar XRQ/B chromosome 3, HanXRQr2.0-SUNRISE, whole genome shotgun sequence, a single window of DNA contains:
- the LOC118490379 gene encoding ankyrin repeat-containing protein ITN1-like, whose translation MVLRLTFSMLYFLLWKVLAVTMPPIKNIENKKKEYQKAKKVLNLICAHMGSSNDGYSEPLFEAIRQGTYEVVDEILFTSPATINCKDEEGYNVIQSAIINRSEKVYNLIYHIIEHTESYRKITDSSDNNLIHLAGRLAPSFVLARITGAALQLQRELLWFEEVKKLLLPIEVREVNICKKTQGAVFTKEHQDLMKTTTESCSITTALIITIVFAAAITVPGGSNQESGRPVFKMEIAFTIFALFNALSLFKATTSLLLFLSILTTRFSEKDFLVSLPRRLIFGLSMLFLSTTGMIVAFCAILFLVFCDQRPWMLAPIAGFACLPISVIVAIKLPLLADLIQSTYFPIFGKRSRLESCKVNSGGATL comes from the exons ATGGTGCTTCGTTTAACCTTCTCTATGTTGTATTTCCTTTTGTGGAAAGTTTTAGCAGTTACCA TGCCTCCAATCAAGAATATAGAGAATAAGAAAAAAGAGTACCAAAAAGCAAAGAAGGTTTTGAACTTGATATGTGCTCATATGGGCTCATCAAATGACGGTTACAGTGAACCACTTTTTGAAGCTATACGCCAAGGTACCTACGAGGTTGTTGATGAGATCCTGTTTACATCACCTGCTACAATCAACTGTAAGGATGAAGAAGGGTATAACGTTATTCAGTCAGCAATAATAAACCGTTCGGAGAAAGTATACAACCTTATCTATCACATAATTGAGCACACAGAGTCTTATAGAAAAATCACAGATTCTTCTGACAATAATCTTATACACTTGGCTGGAAGATTGGCCCCTTCATTTGTACTCGCACGTATCACAGGTGCAGCACTGCAACTACAACGAGagcttctatggtttgag GAAGTGAAGAAGCTCTTGCTACCTATAGAAGTTAGAGAGGTGAATATTTGTAAGAAAACACAGGGTGCAGTGTTCACCAAGGAACATCAGGATTTGATGAAAACAACCACCGAATCATGCAGCATCACTACTGCATTAATCATCACAATTGTATTTGCAGCAGCAATCACTGTACCCGGTGGAAGCAATCAAGAATCAGGCAGGCCTGTGTTCAAAATGGAAATTGCATTTACTATCTTTGCACTATTTAATGCACTCTCACTATTTAAAGCGACTACATCATTACTACTGTTCTTATCCATCCTCACTACACGTTTTTCTGAAAAAGATTTTCTCGTCAGTTTACCAAGAAGGTTGATTTTTGGTCTTTCCATGTTATTCCTCTCTACAACTGGCATGATTGTAGCCTTTTGTGCAATCTTGTTTCTAGTCTTTTGTGATCAGAGACCATGGATGTTGGCACCAATAGCTGGATTTGCTTGCTTGCCGATTTCAGTTATTGTTGCTATAAAACTCCCCTTACTTGCAGACTTGATCCAGTCAACATATTTCCCCATCTTTGGTAAGCGAAGTAGACTCGAGTCTTGTAAAGTAAACAGTGGCGGAGCCACACTTTGA